A DNA window from Actinomadura luzonensis contains the following coding sequences:
- a CDS encoding LysR family transcriptional regulator, with product METRELSYFLAVAEELHFGRAARRLGMAQPPLSRAVQKLERRLGVRLFDRSGRGVRLTPAGEVLAVEAARILDAVAAARARTQRAGRAERRLVVALKPGGDGGLLPAVLDAYRALPGAVEVELVLCGVAERARLLRDGTADVAFLHVPYEDLTGFDSEPLLTEGSVAIMAAGHPLAGRAAVRRAELEAGPVPCWPGQHGEITDPATLMQLVALGRLVVVGPESVGPHLRRDLACVPVLDGAPTTVVLAWPEQARSRDLAAFVRTAATVAATVAATGTATGTATGTATGTATGTAAATAAATAAEAGPGGVAGAVRGGSRRE from the coding sequence ATGGAGACGCGCGAGCTGTCCTACTTCCTGGCGGTGGCTGAGGAGCTGCACTTCGGGCGCGCGGCCAGGCGGCTCGGCATGGCGCAGCCGCCGCTGTCGCGAGCGGTGCAGAAGCTGGAGCGGCGGCTCGGGGTGCGGCTGTTCGACCGGTCGGGGCGCGGGGTGCGGCTGACGCCCGCGGGCGAGGTGCTGGCCGTCGAGGCCGCCAGGATCCTGGACGCGGTCGCGGCCGCGCGGGCGCGCACCCAGCGGGCGGGACGGGCCGAACGCCGCCTGGTGGTGGCGCTGAAGCCGGGCGGGGACGGCGGCCTGCTGCCCGCCGTCCTGGACGCCTACCGGGCCCTGCCCGGGGCCGTGGAGGTGGAGCTGGTGCTGTGCGGGGTGGCCGAGCGGGCGCGGCTGCTCCGCGACGGCACGGCCGACGTGGCGTTCCTGCACGTCCCGTACGAGGACCTGACCGGGTTCGACAGCGAGCCGCTGCTGACCGAGGGCAGCGTGGCGATCATGGCGGCCGGGCACCCGCTGGCCGGGCGCGCGGCGGTGCGGCGGGCGGAGCTGGAGGCCGGGCCGGTGCCCTGCTGGCCCGGGCAGCACGGGGAGATCACCGACCCGGCGACGCTGATGCAGCTCGTCGCGCTGGGGCGGCTGGTCGTGGTGGGCCCCGAGTCGGTCGGCCCGCACCTGCGGCGGGACCTCGCCTGCGTGCCGGTGCTGGACGGCGCGCCGACCACGGTGGTGCTGGCCTGGCCCGAGCAGGCCCGCTCCCGGGATCTGGCCGCCTTCGTCCGCACGGCGGCGACGGTCGCGGCGACCGTGGCGGCGACTGGCACGGCGACTGGCACGGCGACTGGCACGGCGACTGGCACGGCGACTGGCACGGCGGCCGCAACGGCGGCCGCAACGGCGGCCGAGGCCGGGCCCGGTGGGGTGGCCGGGGCGGTTCGCGGCGGGTCGCGGCGGGAATAG
- a CDS encoding ANTAR domain-containing response regulator, protein MSTQRRVVIAEDEALIRLDLKEMLQEDGYVVVGEAGDGEQAIRLAAELKPDLVILDVKMPVLDGISAAERIVSERIAPCLILTAFSQRDLVERARDAGAMAYLVKPFTKADLVPAIEMAVSRHEEMVALAAEVSSLSERLETRKLVERAKGQLMAQHGWTEPQAFRWIQKASMDRRLSMREVAQIVIDDAAKQS, encoded by the coding sequence GTGAGTACGCAGCGGCGAGTAGTGATCGCGGAAGACGAGGCCCTGATCCGCCTCGACCTCAAGGAGATGCTCCAGGAGGACGGCTACGTCGTCGTGGGCGAGGCCGGCGACGGCGAGCAGGCGATCCGGCTGGCCGCCGAGCTGAAGCCCGACCTCGTCATCCTCGACGTCAAGATGCCGGTGCTCGACGGCATCTCCGCGGCCGAGCGCATCGTCTCCGAGCGTATCGCGCCGTGCCTGATCCTGACCGCCTTCTCCCAGCGCGACCTGGTGGAGCGGGCGCGCGACGCGGGGGCGATGGCCTACCTGGTCAAGCCGTTCACCAAGGCCGACCTGGTGCCGGCCATCGAGATGGCGGTCAGCAGGCACGAGGAGATGGTGGCGCTGGCGGCCGAGGTCTCCAGCCTGTCCGAGCGCCTGGAGACGCGCAAGCTCGTCGAGCGGGCCAAGGGGCAGCTCATGGCGCAGCACGGCTGGACGGAGCCGCAGGCGTTCCGGTGGATCCAGAAGGCGTCCATGGACCGGCGGCTGAGCATGCGCGAGGTTGCCCAGAT
- a CDS encoding SDR family oxidoreductase, which translates to MTDNTTALVTGANKGIGYEVAARLAELGMTVLLGSRDRERGERAAEKLRAAGGDVRCVVLDVTDPGSIERVAAALTRLDVLVNNAGVAGPIGLEPSRTPARALREVLETNVVGVLMVTNAMLPLLRRSPAPRIVNVSSGVGSLAHHTDPGHYMAALAPSATYPVSKTALNQLTVQYAKELRGSGVLVNAVAPGPCATDLTKDLPFPVTRTAAEGAEIVVRMATLPPDGPTGGFYAESGPMPW; encoded by the coding sequence ATGACGGACAACACGACCGCCCTGGTGACCGGGGCGAACAAGGGCATCGGGTACGAGGTCGCGGCGCGCCTGGCCGAGCTGGGCATGACCGTGCTGCTCGGCTCGCGGGACCGGGAGCGCGGCGAGCGGGCGGCGGAGAAGCTGCGGGCGGCGGGCGGTGACGTGCGCTGCGTGGTGCTGGACGTCACCGACCCCGGCTCGATCGAGCGGGTGGCGGCCGCGCTGACCCGCCTGGACGTGCTGGTCAACAACGCGGGCGTCGCCGGCCCGATCGGGCTGGAGCCGAGCCGGACCCCGGCGCGGGCGCTGCGCGAGGTGCTGGAGACCAACGTCGTGGGCGTCCTCATGGTGACCAACGCCATGCTGCCGCTGCTCAGGCGCTCGCCCGCGCCCCGCATCGTGAACGTCTCCAGCGGCGTGGGCTCCCTGGCCCACCACACCGACCCCGGGCACTACATGGCGGCGCTCGCGCCGTCGGCGACGTACCCGGTGTCGAAGACCGCGCTCAACCAGCTCACCGTGCAGTACGCCAAGGAGCTGCGCGGCAGCGGCGTGCTCGTCAACGCGGTCGCGCCCGGCCCGTGCGCCACGGACCTCACCAAGGACCTGCCCTTCCCCGTCACGCGCACCGCGGCCGAGGGCGCCGAGATCGTGGTGCGGATGGCGACGCTGCCGCCGGACGGCCCCACGGGCGGCTTCTACGCGGAGTCAGGGCCCATGCCCTGGTGA